In Citrus sinensis cultivar Valencia sweet orange chromosome 3, DVS_A1.0, whole genome shotgun sequence, the sequence GTTACGTTTGATCTTTTCCTGGAACTGCATGCCCGATTGATGAATTTTTGTATGCAAGTACTTTCAACTTGGATTGCATGGATGACAAACCTAATGGATCTTGGACTTCATCTAGGAATACATAGATGACAAATCCAATGGATCTTGGAAAGTCGAGACACCCGAGCCACAGCAAAGAAATACTAAATCCAGGTGTAGGACTTATTATTaggggaaagaaaaataatcctAGTCTGTTTGGTTTACTGGAGACATAGACTTAGTTGTTTCACAGACTAATATTAGCTCTGCAAGAGTGTACTGATAAGAAATATGATCTGAGTATATTTGTTTCATCTTTCATTACAGTGATGGATTGCACCTGACAGAGGAAGGCAATGCAGTGGTCCACAAAGAAGTTGTGGAAGTTTTCAGTGTCGCCGGGCTTTCTTCTGAAGAAATGCCATATGATTTCCCTCACCACTCGCAAATTGATGCAAAGAACCCCGAGAAAACTTTCCAACAACAGCAATGCTTGGCACGGCCCCTTTAGAAAGGCTTTGACTTCTATACCTAACTTTTAAATATactcatattttgaagaaaGTTTTGGACTGGGGATTAATTTTGCCACATAAATGGtgataataatgattaattcTGTGGTTGTTCTTTACCCCTGGGGGTTGATAAAAAGgtttttaaggtttttttttttttttggtgggtcACCTGAGTTCAAACCGCAAGTAGGTAGAGagctaaaatattaatttgaggTTTCCCTAAAAACTTTGCGGCTGTTCTTGTTCATAAGGCTTATTGGAGAGTAGTAGTGAGTAGTAGTCCCCTTGTACGCAGGGGATTGCAGTCTTTCTTCCACTATTAATTAAAggttaaattattgataatatatcAGATATTCATAACTAGAGGAAGAATGTTTATGTTCCACTCGCATTTCGTAAGAAAGAATTgacttataaatattaatattgtgGGGCTTGAACCTGTCCTCACATCCaactatttttgtttcattcttaaaaagtaaagaaaaaatatttttgttttgctcCTGATGGTCTAACcagtgattttttaaaaatttactttaatataatttagaatataTCCAGCTCTTTacttagaaaaagaaaaagaaaataaaaaataaaaaagacagCAATATGTGCTTTGTTGGTTTGTTGGTGTTCATGTATTGCCCTTTATCCTTAAATGAGgaattcttttctaattatataaaagtaaatagaATCATAGAAAGTATTTAACCAGCGTGGTAGTGGACTTCACAAACACCTTAACATTATGGACTGATTGATTGGCCTCTATGTTTTGATGTCCAAAACTTTCAGATTATCTTCAAAATTAAGGGTtggaaaatcaaagaaaattgtCATGGGCATttacaatttcaaaattggaAAAGGGATTTGAGACTTGTAGATGTAAGCCATAAGTTGCACTAAATCCTTTGTAAACATCGTTTCTTACTTAACCTATTACATtaaagctttttatttttttaattgtgattAAAGAACACCAACTGCAAAATTAAGGCTAATAACAAATGCTTAGCGTTATCACTACTAATCCGTACTAAAAGTAGTCTTTAATGTagattgatttttctttatttaacaTGACCATAATTGTGTTTCTTAGTCTTAAGACCAAATTTAccattagatttattttttaacgaCTCGctgaattttgatattaataagaaagagtaaattaacttatttaaggTTTTGTTTGAAAACCATTTCCGTTACAAATAAGTATTACTCATTTAATTTagataatttgtaattatctAAAGTGAACCTTAGCCAAAgccatttttttcaattcatatTGACGGATTTACCCTCGTTTATTTCCTTCTCCTGATGCCACATAAAAAATGTACCATCAAATGAGTTAAATTGACTTGATTATGTTttgaaagtttttttttttttttaaagtccaATGTATACTTCTAATGGCCCCATCCATGATATTCTTACTATTTATGTAcgaataaatataaagtaaaaatcCCATGAATGAATGAGTTTATATACCGAAGACAATAAGATTTTTAGTGATGCGAATTAAGGttaatcaacaaaaatttgtCTGCCCAAGAGGAAATTCTTCACTTATTCAGTTATTATAAACAAAAGTTCAATAATATACAGAAATAGAAcctaaaaggaaaaagacaAGGAGGGAGGGTTAAGATAGACATTTGATTCATGTgctatgtatttttttaaatattaaattaaataaaaagtgaaaaaaagagccataaatatgttaattaagAGAGGCTTGATGGTCAAGATAGCTAAGTAATGCTAAACGATCCTGACCATGGGATTAATCATAATGAACGATCATGATTAACTTTGATAATAAATGCCTTTGCCATATGCTCACTTATTAAGGAACACAAAGGTGACAGTTCCAAAACGCTCAAACATCAAACGTTTTGCTGCATGTTGTCATGGAGCTGGACACAAAGCTAAGAGACCAAACACATCATCATGCGAGCCAACAACAACCAATATTCTTGTCTGAAAATTACATGAAACCTGAGCTACCTTTTGAAGTCCCTTCATCGAAGGGTACTCATATAACTAATAATCTTCAGGATTTTGATCGTCACCACCATGATCTTGATGACGATGACGGTCGTCATCATCTGTTCGTTAATCTCAACGGATCCTCCTCAACAAACCCTTTTGCTGTTCACACTCCATGCTTTGAATCTCTTGATGCTTTCCCATACAATTACTCGTCATCATTAAACTTTGACTTTTATGAGTGCAAGCCATTTGCTGATCACAATTACAGTAGCGGCAACGGTCAAGTCATGGACAATTTCCAAAGTGGAGGATACCTAAATCATCATCAGCAACAGCAAGTGAATCCAGTCGATATTTTGGGATCCGATCATCGCAGCCACATGCAATTAGATTTTCAAGAAATGAAGCCTGtaaattttcttgtttccgATGAAGTTTCATGTGTAAGTGCTGGCAATGGTTACTATAAGAAAGCTGGCATGGATAAGAACAATAATAGAGCATATCATTCGGTAAGAAAGACGATGAAAATTGGTAAGAAGTCCAATGTAGTGAAGGGACAATGGACTACTGAAGAAGACAGGTaatctaattttgaaatttttgcatGGTTAATCTTTACATTTAGCTTCGTAATTTTTCAATGaaaagttgataattaatGTGTATATGCATAGGCTATTGATTCGGTTGGTCGATCAATTTGGGATAAGAAAATGGTCTCATATTGCTCAGATGTTGCCTGGAAGAATAGGCAAGCAGTGCAGAGAGAGATGGCATAACCATTTAAGGCCTGATATCAAGGTAAATGAACATTTTAGACCCTCGaatatatgtattatttacaatgcatgtgcaatttattaatttgtatttttttttcaaaatattgcagAAGGATATTTGGAGTGAGGAGGAAGATAAGGCGCTTATAGAGGCGCATGCAGAGATAGGAAACAAATGGGCAGAAATTGCAAAGAGGTTGCCTGGAAGAACTGAAAATTCAATCAAGAATCATTGGAATGCAACCAAGAGAAGGCAATTCTCGAAGCGAAAATGTCGTTCAAAATACCCCAGAGCCTCTCTTTTACAAGACTATATCAAGAGCTTGAACTTAGATGCAGCGGGTTCTTCAAAACACCAGAGAAAAAACTCCTCTAACATTAACGCTAATAACAAAAGCAAAGCAGCAACCAAGAGTAGCCCTCCAGCTGCCGCAGAGCAAGACTTTTGCCGTAGTGATCATTTGGTTCcggattttgattttaatgaggTCCCGGATTTTGATTTCGATGACAAGTTGTTTGATGAGAATTGTAGCATTGATTCTCTAATTGAAGAAATGACTTGTGCTCCTGTTGTTGATCATCAGAAAAGCTTGGACATGAAGGTGCCACCATTGGATGTGCCTCCAGTGATGGAGTTTGAAGTGAAGAAGGAGCTGGATTTAGTGGAAATGATCTCTGAAGCCAATCTTTGAGTAACTAggatttaaagatttttaatcTGTTGATTCTTactttgtatttgttttagagTACTTTAcagttataattatataattgatagAATAAGATACTGATCAGAAGGGTTGAAATTGTATCAAATGTTAATTTGCGTCATGTAAACTTcctatacatatatatggaAAGCCTTTTTACGTACATTCTCTGTTAGGATTTTGAATggtgttttctcaagttcttTATTCTTCTATAGTtcgtattattattttgttattaggGTTTTGACTTTTAACGTTGTTGTCATCTTAATTCTTAACATAGCttcaaaaaagttttaaaatggAGTTTTATTCAGACGTGCATGGATTACTCCGATAGTGCCGCTCCAGAACATATGAATTTATAGTCTGAAGCATTAATTAGGTATTTATGGGTTTTGAGTTTACTTGGAACTAAAGAAAGTCTTCaatgaaatttattgataGGATGGGGCTACTTGCACTGTGGtgaatatacttttttttttttttaaccgaAGACACTCattctataaattaaattttactcaattatgctttgaaaatatcaaaattttcctcGAATTAAATATCTGTTattatcagttttttttttaaaattacaatcataaaagaaatttacatCTAAGAACTTAGTTCACGTGATTGCTAAGcttattatatgaattaatgaagacaatttttcaagaaataaCCGAACTTGTTCATATGAATGACtagaggattttttttttccttctcacGTCATTCCGTAGGAATATTGAGGGCTATTCGATTtaacaaaatgttttttttttttttttttttttgtaatctatCATCATATGttatagggatggcaatggggaggggaggggaggggaccgatctccccgtactcatccccgatattttgcatatgtccccgtcagaattacttgagagaattttcatcccctccccgaataataacaggggatccccaagggtccccgatccccgaatcactaatacattttttttcgattttgagttaatcatattaaaataaaaaatttaaataaaagtaaagttcgaaatatatcttacattaatatctattacaaaagttacatacattaaattagtaagtaacgcaacatgcaagggatataaacttcttttacaaactatcatgaacaaattaataatctaatacaaaattgttacaaataaaatcaaatttaaattcaaaattaactttttcaatggtggcgtggacactttataaatgtggactattccctttacaacacaatagttaaatcggagcaaatcaaaagcaaatattagattagattagattagatattaaaattgtgattcctgtgggcaattataacatctaaaattaaataaaaaatagatttaagtttaaaatatttaaagaatattaaaattaaaaaaaatgtttggctaatagaatctactcggtctttttaatgtcctaaataaaaatttagaactttaattagctaattaggcctaaaagtttaataatataaatattttgatattttttatttttaccaatatttataattttataatttatttactagtaattttaaaaaattaaaataaaattaaaaattaaaatggggaaatgggtaggggatggagattccacctcatccccgtcccctccccgaataagaaattgggtataaaattattccCATATCCTCCCCGAATGGaaaaaatccccgagggtacccgtccccgtggggatttttgccatccctaatatGTTACCTCAGTAGAGAAAACTAGTTTTAAATGAAGATTCAAGATTAAATTGATAcgattaacaaaataaaattttagtttatagTATGAATGAAGTAAATGAATGTTAAgagtaatatatttttattcactcgaatataattattcttaattgTAAATTCAATCAAGAGCATTTTcgtataaatattaaatataccaaataaattttacgaTGTAAATAATCGCACTTATGTTGTAACACTAATGAGTCACTGTTATCATAATACCGAAAGAGCCACTCAATGGGCCTAGTTACCCATGTCCATAGGTCAGCATCATGAAGAAAGAGTTCAACGGCGGGCCGTTCGAATCAGTGTCTGCCGGtagcttttattttccattttccatGTTGATGAATCTTCGCTTAAGGcgaaatgaaattaaataaaagagcaAAATTACATTTCACATTCAAACGAGGAACTGCCGATGGGAGATGAAACATTGGGGCTTAAACAAAAAGGACAAGATACAATTCAGAGCAGCTGATTTGCTACCGGCATAACTGTGGCGAAATCCACAAAAGAATGTATCATCtcaaaagaaagataaagagagaaacaaaaaagaaaagagattacaaacccaaaataaaaattaagttccTGCCCTGACCTAAAAATAAGTTCTCAATGaacaacttaaattttatcaactaaCAACCCAATTGcctggaaaaaaaattctccacAAGAAATTTAAGCAGTCTTTGCCTTTGGCTTAATGCGCTTCACCCTTGAGTACAGGAAAACTCCAGCAAGAGCGATCCCAGTGCCTGCATCAATATCAGGAAaaacaattttcataattataaaagaaaatattaacgCAGGACATGAACAGGAAATTATAAGTGTAAGTTCGAATGCAATGTTATCATACCAAAGGCATTGATAGCTGAGACTGGAGTTCGGAAGAACATAACAGAGCTCACGATGACCACCACCCTCTTCACACAATTGCCTACTGAATGGGTAACAGGGCTTACCCTCTGTAATATCATGTAAGAGACCTGCACAGTCCAATCAGCATTTTTAGCAAGGAAGCATAAATGATTTATGCTTTTTAGAGAGGCCATGGcaaaatatgattattttcattttcaacaaGTTCATTGTCAAAGGAGGCTTCAGCTTTGAGTTGAATATGAAACTACGGTTTAAGAGCTTACACATCACATGAAATACGCTAGATATGAATTTAGGAACAAAAAGGGAAATCCCAAAGAAATTCTAAAGGCCTCACCTGCTGATAAGCATGGTAACAGATTGCAGCGATAAGTGACCTTACATAAACCTCTTTAAGATTCAAACCCTGTCATGCAAGATAGTGAATCAGACGCCAACTTGGACAGAATACATTTactataaaagtaaaaaaattagtaactAAATCAAGTTTAGCTATTTAGCAAAACTCACAGCAGACTGTAGGTATGCAGGGGTAAATGTGACACCTTCCATAATGAGAGTCACGGGGATCATCAGGATGAAAGACATGACTGTTATTATAGAAAATAGGGTGATATTGTCCAAAGCTTCCTGTTAAAAAATAcgaaattatatttatgaacaaattcaaacagaagaaaatatactAATACACATTTCACATATGCAACTTCTGATTAAATTGGTCAGTAccaatcatgaaaataattcaatgtACCATAACCACAACTACTGAACCATGCTCATTAATTCACATCAATGTGGACAACGCAGATTACCTCTTTATTCACCATGACTTTTTTGCTAAGGACATTACGAGATTGGTTTGTCAAATTGGAAGCCATTGCACTCCAGAAACCAGCCCTGTTGCAcaaaccaaaagaaataaagtcatattagtttaaataaaaaatatttatattgacCATTCTACCAAGGGAGAATTGGAATGGAATCATACACATGCAAAAAAAGAACCTCATCCTGCAACATTCCTTTTGGAAGCAATAATTGGAAACACAATGAACATTAAAGTTCTTACCAATTAAAAGAAACCTCAGTAACTGATGCAAGCGCAACACCACCCATAATAGGTATTAGAGATCCAACAACCCAGAGAGTGGGGAACTGTATCAGCAAGATCGTAACTAGAATTAACAATAAGCATCCAATCATATGATGCAACGAAATCTGAATTTATTGTTCCAGtataaatatgcatgcatatataCTTATAAATGGACAAAATCTCCCTACTTATCAATTTAATCTGTGATCCATATCCAGCATACCTCCCCTAGAAACATAGCAGATAGGAGAACAGAGAAGAATGGCTCCGTAGCCTTAATCGTGTGAGTGAATGAAACAGCCACTTTCCCAAGACTCATATTAGTAAAGAGGTTACCCAATGTGTGCACCAATGCGAGCGGCAAAATAGCTGCAAGCTGCCAATACAACACACAATAAGCATcagcttttaaaattttggtttttttttttgtgggggggggggggggggttgccATCCAAGAAGATCATCAAGTACCTGGGTGCTGCTAACTTTTGGTctatacaaattaaaagtCCACAACAACAAAACCAGTACGGTTCCCACGCCAAACTGACAAGTCGTTACGGTTACTGGAAAGCGATAAACCTTCAGCACCTGTTcacaatcaattaataatcAGTTAATCATTCTccaaattctaaataatttcGCTGGCCAAATCCTAAAACAACCAAAAGCTTAAATATAAATCTTAGAAAttggaaaacaaatataaaaaagttaGTTAAAAATCGGACCTGTTTGTTGTAAATATTGAAGATGATATTGAAGAAGTACCACAAGCCCATCAGCAGGAGAACTTCTATCTTCCTAGCCAATTCAGTCGTCTGGTGTTCCTCACCGCCGGCGCTCTCCGGCACGGCCGTGGCTTGAGAACGGCCCGTGGTATCGGGATCCCGCAGCGGCACGGCGGTCCAAGGCCGGAACATGGAGGAAGGAGTGGAGGAGAGGGACCAGGATCGGCGGATAGGCGGGAAGGCAGAGGGAGAAGGGGGGACGACATTGGAATCGTGTCGTTTAGAACAGAGAACGACGTGGCCGGGCGCGTGGTTTGCGGATAATCTTCGAGGCTTAAGGAGAGGAAGATTAGGGGCGGCCGTGAATGCAGCAGCGCTTTGCATATTTTCGGAGACctgaaaatgaaatcaaatcgAAGCGAAAAGAAGCAAAGCGCTGcgtatttgaaaaatgagcGAGAGAGCAAGTGCGTTGTTGTGTTTCGGTTATAGCGTTGGAGAGTCCGCCCGATCGAGGTTGGTGTGACAAACAACTAGTGTGTTTGAAAATCAATTGACAATTCGACTTTTACTTCTCTTCCCCTTAAGGTTAAGgccttaataataataataataataataatagaaaaactAGAGAGAAACAGAGAGAATCGCACCAGGCCAGGCGGCACGGATATTCTAATGTGTGATCGCGcgtgattttgttttatttatttatttctgaGATCTTTACTTTAGGTaaaagggttttttttttttttgggggggggggggggggatggGGTCTGGGGACGAGGAGTGTTTCAGGAATTCAGATcgaacaaattaaaaaaaagaaagtgacGTGCAACTGTGCAAGTAGATCTTTCTTTCATTGCGATTTTTGAGTGCGGGGGGTAACACTACTTTATTTTAGTAGGTCGGTAGAGGCGTGTCCGGTGCGGTGTGGCTCGAGATCTGAAGCTAGCTGGATTTTAAAGACATAAGTAACGCACCCATTAAACCATTCATATTTGACCaatttaacaattaacaattaacaattataCATTTATACTCTTAAGCTGCAGTTATAATGCCTCTTGTGTCTATACAATTTAAcactttttttaagttaaatagCGTCACCCTTATTAAGAGGGAATCGGTTACATTTCATTTTCACGACCGTTCCTTCAATAGTGTATTTTAACCAACTTTtgttataacttttttaaatataatttttgtcaGTAAAATTTTTACAGATACAATTTTTgcttcaaaatattaattgtttagtTGCCCatgagagtttttattaaaatttaaaaaattaatttaatagataatttttttaaaaaaaattatattatgaaaacaattaaataaatttatcaaatacataaaatatattttaaacatttcaacatttaaaaaaaattcaatctctacttcagaaaaataacttatttaatctcttaatattctattaaaaaaacccaaacaacaaaaattttgataaaaacttATGAGATCAAATAAGTACtaataaccattaaataaatcataccaAACAGCCACTTCATCAAATTTACAGTAAATCAAATTTACAGTAAGTTTAACTAGAaggtacaaaaaaaaattagaatgacGAAATTACTGGTATTAAGGTGAATTGAGTAATTAATTCtctcaaagaaagaaagaagaaagataaaataattattttccgGAGGCAAATGAACACAGCAGCAGTTTCTAGTTTTATTATGGCACTCGGACTCAGATACAAGTCAGGCCTTCATTTATTATCATCATGGCTTCTTAAgcaacataatttatatttgggACTCATCTAcccaaatattaattaatatacatatAGAATAAGACgaggtttattttatttttttaatttttttgataaaaaaagaaaagagatgtCCTACCAACCTTCTTCAACAATTTCTCATAAAAAACCAGCATAACTTCATTTCCTCACCCCGCTTCCATCAAAAAAATCTTC encodes:
- the LOC102630540 gene encoding transcription factor MYB98-like is translated as MELDTKLRDQTHHHASQQQPIFLSENYMKPELPFEVPSSKGTHITNNLQDFDRHHHDLDDDDGRHHLFVNLNGSSSTNPFAVHTPCFESLDAFPYNYSSSLNFDFYECKPFADHNYSSGNGQVMDNFQSGGYLNHHQQQQVNPVDILGSDHRSHMQLDFQEMKPVNFLVSDEVSCVSAGNGYYKKAGMDKNNNRAYHSVRKTMKIGKKSNVVKGQWTTEEDRLLIRLVDQFGIRKWSHIAQMLPGRIGKQCRERWHNHLRPDIKKDIWSEEEDKALIEAHAEIGNKWAEIAKRLPGRTENSIKNHWNATKRRQFSKRKCRSKYPRASLLQDYIKSLNLDAAGSSKHQRKNSSNINANNKSKAATKSSPPAAAEQDFCRSDHLVPDFDFNEVPDFDFDDKLFDENCSIDSLIEEMTCAPVVDHQKSLDMKVPPLDVPPVMEFEVKKELDLVEMISEANL
- the LOC102623059 gene encoding triose phosphate/phosphate translocator, non-green plastid, chloroplastic, whose translation is MQSAAAFTAAPNLPLLKPRRLSANHAPGHVVLCSKRHDSNVVPPSPSAFPPIRRSWSLSSTPSSMFRPWTAVPLRDPDTTGRSQATAVPESAGGEEHQTTELARKIEVLLLMGLWYFFNIIFNIYNKQVLKVYRFPVTVTTCQFGVGTVLVLLLWTFNLYRPKVSSTQLAAILPLALVHTLGNLFTNMSLGKVAVSFTHTIKATEPFFSVLLSAMFLGEFPTLWVVGSLIPIMGGVALASVTEVSFNWAGFWSAMASNLTNQSRNVLSKKVMVNKEEALDNITLFSIITVMSFILMIPVTLIMEGVTFTPAYLQSAGLNLKEVYVRSLIAAICYHAYQQVSYMILQRVSPVTHSVGNCVKRVVVIVSSVMFFRTPVSAINAFGTGIALAGVFLYSRVKRIKPKAKTA